In Oryza brachyantha chromosome 1, ObraRS2, whole genome shotgun sequence, the following are encoded in one genomic region:
- the LOC102709417 gene encoding LEAF RUST 10 DISEASE-RESISTANCE LOCUS RECEPTOR-LIKE PROTEIN KINASE-like 1.2 — protein sequence MALLQLLPAIVVVASLLHAAAATGNETSSNTSCAPATCGNVTIRYPFSLSGVQPPYCGYPLFDLICDAGAGRAYLGRTFREHLYRVDNIFYDNSSLVVAVQTTFAGDAGCPVPDFNVSSSLTPYPYTISSSNKRLVFVYNCSLPEQVLLPGTCADLNMGSYISGQWNSTSPAPAEIPGNCSSVSVPVSGFQFQGTDAVLHGDVSVNGPDVLYVGEARGFSNASIGARRPANQQYERLISDGFLLEWQKPVTGDLDCDACRGSGGECRFVQFSFRCICPDGLLCLGSASPNRNHQKPRIILIGMSSVDE from the exons ATGGCCTTGTTGCAGTTGTTGCCTGCCATCGTTGTGGTAGCTTCCTTGCTGCACGCCGCAGCGGCCACCGGCAACGAGACGAGCAGCAACACGAGCtgcgcgccggcgacgtgcgggAACGTGACCATCAGGTACCCCTTCTCGCTCAGCGGCGTGCAGCCGCCGTACTGCGGCTACCCACTCTTCGATCTCATCTGCGACGCCGGAGCTGGCCGAGCCTACCTCGGCAGGACGTTCCGGGAGCACCTGTACCGCGTGGACAATATATTCTACGACAACAGCTCGCTGGTGGTGGCCGTGCAGACCAccttcgccggcgacgccggctgCCCGGTCCCGGATTTCAACGTGTCGTCCAGCCTCACTCCCTACCCTTAcaccatcagcagcagcaacaagagACTCGTCTTCGTCTATAACTGCTCGCTCCCTGAACAAGTTCTACTGCCAGGAACATGTGCAGACCTCAACATGGGATCTTACATCTCCGGTCAGTGGAACAGCACATCACCGGCCCCAGCGGAAATTCCAGGGAACTGCAGCTCCGTCAGCGTGCCGGTGAGTGGGTTCCAATTCCAGGGAACTGATGCTGTCCTGCACGGTGATGTCTCTGTTAATGGACCCGATGTCTTGTACGTTGGGGAAGCCCGTGGATTTAGTAATGCATCCATTGGtgcgaggaggccggcgaaTCAACAGTACGAGCGGTTGATCAGTGATGGGTTCCTCTTGGAGTGGCAGAAGCCGGTAACAGGAGATCTAGATTGCGATGCGTGCAGGGGGAGTGGCGGAGAGTGCAGGTTCGTTCAGTTTTCGTTCCGGTGCATCTGCCCCGATGGGTTGCTCTGCTTGGGTTCAGCATCTCCAA ATAGGAATCA